Proteins encoded by one window of Vampirovibrionales bacterium:
- the lptC gene encoding LPS export ABC transporter periplasmic protein LptC yields the protein MLALSRPKLWIYGLLALIVAGGAASLWVARVQVKQANQSIQKTTAASQSEIIGENVTFTITEADRKKWDLLVQRARYFKDRSGAKLQGVSGTFYDAQGKPVARFQSPAGETLNAGKRVRLTGGVQVKSIDQADNTLISDTLTWPASDGAVEAQGRVRVTMAGGTTSTAQRCHFSLDFSRMTLQGDVRSAVEI from the coding sequence ATGCTGGCTCTGTCTCGTCCCAAACTCTGGATATATGGCTTGCTGGCGCTGATTGTCGCCGGCGGGGCGGCCTCGCTGTGGGTGGCGCGCGTTCAGGTGAAGCAGGCGAATCAGTCGATCCAGAAAACAACGGCGGCCTCTCAGAGCGAAATCATTGGCGAGAACGTGACGTTTACCATTACCGAGGCGGATCGTAAAAAATGGGATCTGCTGGTGCAGCGCGCTCGCTATTTTAAAGACCGCAGCGGCGCCAAGCTGCAAGGCGTCAGCGGCACGTTTTACGATGCGCAAGGCAAACCCGTTGCGCGCTTTCAGTCGCCGGCTGGCGAAACGCTCAATGCAGGCAAACGCGTGCGATTGACGGGCGGCGTGCAGGTCAAGTCGATCGATCAGGCCGATAATACGCTGATTTCCGATACCCTGACCTGGCCTGCGTCCGATGGCGCCGTTGAAGCCCAGGGCCGCGTGCGGGTGACAATGGCGGGCGGAACGACGTCCACGGCGCAGCGGTGCCACTTTTCGCTCGATTTTTCGCGGATGACCCTTCAGGGAGACGTCCGCTCGGCAGTGGAAATCTGA